A single Benincasa hispida cultivar B227 unplaced genomic scaffold, ASM972705v1 Contig711, whole genome shotgun sequence DNA region contains:
- the LOC120069964 gene encoding GDSL esterase/lipase At1g54790-like, with product MPTHLDFLLDAMDMPYLNPYLDSLGAPNFQKGCNYAAAASTVLPATPTSFSPFSFGVQVNQFIHFKSRVLELRSKGKKLDKYLPAEDYFQKGLYMFDIGQNDLAAAFYSKTLDQVLALIPTILAKFETGIQRLYDQGARNFWIHNTGPLGCLAQNVATFGTDPSKLDEFGCVSSHNQAAKLFNLQLLALCKKLQEQYTDGNVTYVDIYTIKSNLIANYSRFGFEQPIMACCGCGGPPLNYDSRIVCGQTKMLNGTLVTAKGCDDSSEYINWDGIHYTEAANQYVSSQILTGKYSDPPFSDQMPFLLKLKF from the exons ATGCCGACCCATCTTGATTTCCTct TGGATGCAATGGATATGCCTTATTTGAATCCATATCTTGATTCTCTTGGTGCGCCGAATTTTCAAAAGGGGTGTAATTATGCGGCGGCGGCTTCGACTGTTCTTCCAGCAACTCCTACATCTTTTAGCCCGTTTTCGTTTGGGGTTCAGGTGAATCAGTTTATTCATTTCAAATCAAGGGTTCTCGAGCTTCGATCTAAAG GTAAGAAACTCGATAAGTACCTACCAGCAGAAGATTACTTTCAGAAGGGGCTTTACATGTTTGATATTGGCCAGAATGACCTTGCTGCTGCATTTTACTCCAAAACTCTGGATCAAGTTCTTGCTTTAATACCCACCATTTTAGCTAAGTTTGAGACTGGAATTCAG AGACTGTACGACCAAGGGGCTAGGAATTTTTGGATTCACAACACTGGCCCTCTGGGATGCCTGGCTCAGAATGTTGCTACATTCGGAACCGACCCATCAAAGCTGGATGAATTTGGGTGCGTTAGTTCTCACAACCAAGCAGCTAAGCTCTTCAATCTACAGCTCCTTGCTCTTTGCAAAAAACTGCAGGAACAATACACAGATGGGAATGTCACATATGTCGATATCTACACGATAAAATCCAATCTCATTGCCAATTATTCCCGATTCG GTTTTGAACAACCTATTATGGCTTGCTGTGGCTGTGGAGGCCCACCACTCAACTATGACAGTCGAATCGTCTGTGGACAAACAAAGATGTTGAATGGGACGTTAGTCACAGCGAAAGGGTGCGACGATAGCTCGGAGTACATCAATTGGGATGGAATTCATTATACAGAGGCTGCAAATCAGTATGTGTCATCACAAATACTCACTGGAAAATATTCTGATCCACCCTTCTCAGACCAAATGCCTTTCCTTCTCAAACTCAAGTTCTAG
- the LOC120069961 gene encoding UPF0603 protein At1g54780, chloroplastic, with amino-acid sequence METILSPHSLSPLLNPKPSSSKNLSPYSFQPRSNIVSLSKPISLSLKTPSPKSLRSSLPVPSTWFSHLQHGLAAVAISLALNFSPLLAGHNALASEFDVLNDGPPKESHVVDDAGVLSRVTKSDLKRLLTDLEMRKNFHIDFVTVRKLTIVTYVTAVLATDEKYNEAIYSSAKRLVAAIDGLPDPGGPSFKDNKRESNFKTREETEEKRGQFTLVVGGLLVIAFVVPMAQYYAYVSKK; translated from the exons ATGGAAACCATTCTCTCTCCCCACTCTCTCTCTCCTCTCCTCAACCCTAAAccttcttcttccaagaatcTTTCCCCCTATTCCTTCCAACCCAGATCAAATATTGTTTCTCTCTCCAAGCCCATTTCACTCTCTCTCAAAACCCCTTCTCCGAAGTCTCTCCGATCATCTCTCCCAGTTCCTTCGACTTGGTTCTCTCATCTCCAACATGGGCTGGCGGCGGTAGCGATTTCTTTGGCGCTTAACTTTTCCCCATTGTTGGCCGGCCACAATGCCCTAGCGTCTGAATTTGATGTGCTCAATGATGGGCCGCCGAAGGAATCGCATGTGGTGGACGATGCTGGAGTTCTCAGTCGGGTTACGAAGTCGGATTTGAAAAGGCTGTTGACGGATTTGGAGATGAGGAAGAATTTTCATATCGATTTCGTCACTGTTAGAAAGCTCACT ATTGTTACTTATGTGACTGCAGTCTTAGCTACtgatgaaaaatataatgaaGCCATATATAGCAGTGCTAAGCGGTTAGTTGCTGCCATTGATGGCCTTCCAGATCCGGGTGGTCCTTCATTTAAGGATAATAAGCGCGAATCAAACTTCAAAACAAGGGAAGAGACGGAGGAGAAACGAGGACAGTTTACTCTTGTAGTTGGAGGTTTGTTAGTCATAGCCTTTGTTGTTCCTATGGCTCAGTATTATGCTTATGTATCCAAGAAGTAA
- the LOC120069965 gene encoding uncharacterized protein LOC120069965 — protein sequence MAIPLSLSLHPSNPQQNPTSAVPPATTLSFPASTSLNSKSKRHFILKSASLCLISLFPKCPVVQSSENSPTSKPGLPGIANTKSWFQFYGDGFSIRVPPQFEDLTEPEDYSAGLSLYGDKAKTKTFAARFGSPDGSEVLSVVTRPTNQLKITFLEAKDITDIGSLREAAKIFVPGGSTLFSARTFKIKEDEGFRTYYFYEFGKDEQHVALVATVNSGQVFVAGATAPLSKWDEDGIKLRSAAISLTVL from the exons ATGGCCATTCCTCTTTCTTTATCCCTCCACCCTTCAAACCCTCAGCAAAACCCCACCTCCGCCGTTCCTCCGGCCACCACCCTCAGCTTTCCGGCGTCTACATCCTTGAATTCCAAATCCAAGAGGCATTTCATCCTCAAATCAGCTTCACTCTGCCTAATTTCTTTGTTTCCAAAATGCCCAGTTGTTCAATCTTCTGAAAATTCTCCAACTTCGAAACCAGGCCTTCCTGGTATAGCAAACACCAAGTCTTGGTTTCAGTTCTATGGCGATGGGTTTTCCATTCGGGTGCCTCCTCAGTTTGAAGACCTCACGGAGCCTGAG GATTATAGTGCTGGACTCTCTCTTTATGGAGATAAGGCTAAAACGAAAACATTTGCAGCACGGTTCGGGTCTCCTGATGG CTCTGAAGTTCTAAGTGTTGTCACTCGTCCAACGAATCAACTTAAGATCACCTTTCTAGAG GCAAAAGATATTACCGATATAGGTTCCTTGAGGGAGGCTGCAAAAATCTTTGTTCCAG GTGGTTCAACTTTATTTTCCGCCCGGACGTTTAAAATTAAGGAAGATGAAGGTTTCAG GACTTACTACTTCTACGAGTTTGGGAAGGACGAACAACACGTTGCATTGGTAGCAACTGTTAATAGTGGACAG GTGTTTGTTGCTGGAGCAACTGCACCATTGTCCAAATGGGATGAAGATGGCATAAAACTCCGTTCTGCTGCTATATCTCTAACAGTGCTATAA